One genomic region from Argentina anserina chromosome 2, drPotAnse1.1, whole genome shotgun sequence encodes:
- the LOC126782925 gene encoding basic form of pathogenesis-related protein 1-like codes for MGLITKLLLVATCSLAFILASHPALARKVSKRIPYDPTGHQGFVDEHNAARAEVGVGPITWNYTLAAYAQRYANTRIHGCDMEHSEGPFGENLAEGYEEMTGAQAVKFWVTEKPNYDYTSNRCVGDECGHYTQVVWRNSVHLGCARAKCTNGWVFVICSYDPPGNYEDERPY; via the coding sequence ATGGGGCTTATCACCAAACTCTTATTAGTAGCCACATGCTCCCTAGCTTTCATTTTAGCATCTCATCCTGCCCTAGCTCGTAAGGTAAGCAAGAGGATCCCCTACGACCCAACTGGTCACCAGGGATTTGTCGACGAGCACAATGCTGCTCGAGCTGAAGTCGGTGTTGGTCCGATCACTTGGAACTACACCCTAGCTGCCTATGCTCAACGATACGCCAACACTCGAATCCACGGCTGCGACATGGAGCACTCTGAAGGGCCGTTCGGCGAGAACCTGGCCGAGGGCTACGAAGAGATGACCGGCGCTCAAGCAGTGAAGTTTTGGGTGACTGAGAAGCCAAACTACGACTACACCTCCAACAGGTGCGTTGGAGATGAATGTGGGCATTATACTCAGGTGGTTTGGCGCAACTCGGTTCATCTTGGGTGTGCAAGAGCCAAGTGCACCAATGGGTGGGTGTTTGTGATCTGCAGCTACGATCCTCCTGGGAATTATGAGGATGAACGTCCCTACTAG
- the LOC126783777 gene encoding pathogenesis-related protein 1-like yields the protein MGFNSQNVLAICSVALILINCVPLASSVADDSGFLKAHNDIRAEHGLPPLHWNETIAEFAQNYANERAADCAMEHSMGPYAENIASGLDMTGEAATKYWCTEKDEYDYNSNKCTGPEEDGCRHYTQVVTRDTTQLGCARAKCKNGDMFVTCNYDPSSDWDKQPY from the coding sequence ATGGGGTTCAACAGCCAAAACGTATTAGCCATATGCTCTGTAGCATTGATCTTAATCAATTGTGTCCCTCTGGCAAGCAGCGTCGCAGACGATAGTGGGTTCCTTAAAGCACATAACGATATCCGCGCAGAGCATGGTCTCCCGCCACTACATTGGAATGAAACAATAGCAGAGTTCGCCCAAAACTATGCCAACGAGAGAGCTGCGGACTGTGCAATGGAGCATTCGATGGGTCCTTATGCCGAGAACATTGCCAGCGGTTTGGATATGACCGGTGAAGCAGCTACAAAGTACTGGTGCACCGAGAAAGACGAGTACGACTACAACTCGAACAAATGTACTGGTCCGGAAGAAGATGGTTGCCGCCACTATACTCAGGTGGTTACAAGGGACACAACCCAACTCGGTTGTGCGAGGGCCAAGTGCAAAAATGGCGATATGTTTGTTACCTGTAACTATGATCCATCTAGCGACTGGGACAAACAACCATACTGA